A stretch of the Nicotiana tabacum cultivar K326 chromosome 6, ASM71507v2, whole genome shotgun sequence genome encodes the following:
- the LOC107812753 gene encoding uncharacterized protein LOC107812753, with product MAPYEALYERKCRSPIGWFDVGETKLLVLELVQQAIEKIVQRIERVTYKLDLPPELEAIHPVFHISMLRKFLGDPSCINPIEDIEVSENLSYEEIPIAILDRQIRKLQTKEVASVKVLWRSNNVEEMTWEAEEDMKSRYPHLFESSGDMLETNMAGVAHISTSDS from the exons atggcaccttaTGAGGCACTATATGAGAGGAAATGCAGATCTCCTATTGGCTGGTTTGATGTTGGCGAGACAAAGTTGCTAGTACTTGAATTGGTACAACAAGCtatagaaaag ATTGTTCAGAGAATTGAGCGAGTAACCTACAAACTTGACCTGCCACCAGAATTAGAAGCAATCCATCCGGTATTTCAcatttccatgcttcggaaattcTTAGGTGATCCTTCTTGCATCAACCCTATTGAGGATATTGAAGTTTCCGAGAacttgtcatatgaagaaataccTATTGCCATTCTTGACCGTCAAATCCGTAAGCTACAGACTAAAGAGGTAGCCTCagtaaaagtactttggaggagcAATAATGTAGAGGAAATGacatgggaggccgaggaggacatgaagTCCAGATACCCTCATTTATTTGAGTCTTCAGGTGATATGCTTGAGACaaatatggcaggtgttgcacaTATATCAACCAGTGACAGTTGA